In one Micromonospora polyrhachis genomic region, the following are encoded:
- a CDS encoding DUF1003 domain-containing protein: MAEPRRMERLDQPREPRRIRLPRFDPEAFGRWSEGIARYMGTAKFIVYMSIVILAWLGWNTLAPAHWRFDPYTFTFLTLVLSLQASYAAPLILLAQNRQADRDRVAAEEDRRRATLQKADTEYLTREIAALRIALGEVATRDFVRSELSRLAEELDEQAQRRQRLDRRKLRAGQTTGRTETGTGQTRRRTETGADPIDEPRDEVDGDPPPV, from the coding sequence ATGGCTGAGCCGCGCCGGATGGAACGTCTCGACCAGCCCCGGGAGCCGCGCCGGATCAGGCTGCCCCGGTTCGACCCGGAGGCTTTCGGCCGCTGGTCGGAGGGGATCGCCCGGTACATGGGCACCGCGAAGTTCATCGTCTACATGAGCATCGTGATCCTGGCCTGGTTGGGGTGGAACACGTTGGCTCCGGCGCACTGGCGCTTCGACCCGTACACCTTCACCTTCCTGACCCTGGTGCTCTCCCTCCAGGCCTCCTACGCGGCACCGTTGATCCTGCTGGCACAGAACCGGCAGGCCGACCGGGACCGCGTCGCGGCGGAGGAGGACCGGCGGCGGGCGACCCTGCAGAAGGCGGACACCGAGTATCTGACCCGGGAGATCGCCGCGCTTCGGATCGCGCTCGGCGAGGTGGCCACCCGCGACTTCGTCCGTTCGGAGCTGTCCCGGCTCGCCGAGGAACTCGACGAGCAGGCCCAGCGTCGACAGCGGCTCGACCGGCGGAAGCTGCGGGCGGGTCAGACAACGGGGCGTACGGAGACCGGGACCGGTCAGACGAGGAGGCGTACGGAGACCGGGGCGGACCCGATCGACGAGCCGCGAGACGAGGTCGACGGCGACCCACCGCCGGTGTGA
- a CDS encoding magnesium transporter MgtE N-terminal domain-containing protein, which produces MTMPTRVYIARLAGLTVFDPNGDQVGRVRDAVARLRGAANSPQVVGLVAEMPLRRRIFLSINRITSIDSEAVVLGSGTLNLRRFEKRPNELLVLEELLDRRVRIESTGGTGVVVDVAMESSRSGEWSLTRVAVREQTGRLTRRGQLHQLDWEMAPGLTGASEARGTANLLAVLEDMRPADLANALQELSDTRRNEVAAALDDARLADVLGELPEHDQVEILTALGRERAADVLEEMDPDDAADLLSELPLPERDVLLDLMQPDEADPVRQLLKYKPGTAGSVMTSEPVILPPDATVAEALARIREPQLSPAVAAQVFVVRAPMATPTGRYLGIVHFQRLLREPPAELLGAMVVNDLDPLQPGTPLPEITRRMAMYDLVAMPVVDTNNRLVGAVTVDDVLDQSLPRDWRDRTGDDDQSGGGTTPGQAPGAGPTGGPDG; this is translated from the coding sequence GTGACCATGCCCACCCGGGTCTACATCGCCCGGCTCGCCGGCCTCACCGTGTTCGACCCCAACGGTGACCAGGTGGGCCGGGTCCGCGACGCGGTGGCGCGGCTACGCGGCGCGGCCAATTCCCCCCAGGTCGTCGGACTGGTCGCGGAGATGCCCCTGCGTCGACGGATCTTTCTGTCCATCAACCGGATCACCTCGATCGACTCCGAGGCGGTGGTACTGGGCAGCGGCACGCTCAACCTGCGCCGTTTCGAGAAGCGCCCCAACGAACTGCTGGTCCTCGAAGAGCTACTCGACCGACGGGTACGGATCGAGTCGACCGGTGGCACCGGTGTCGTCGTCGACGTGGCGATGGAGTCCAGTCGTAGCGGCGAATGGTCCCTGACCCGGGTGGCCGTACGGGAACAGACCGGCCGGCTCACCCGCCGAGGCCAACTGCACCAGTTGGATTGGGAGATGGCTCCGGGCCTGACCGGGGCGTCCGAGGCCCGGGGTACGGCCAACCTGCTGGCGGTACTGGAGGACATGCGACCGGCGGACCTGGCCAACGCGTTGCAGGAGTTGTCCGACACCCGCCGCAACGAGGTGGCCGCCGCCCTGGACGACGCCCGCCTCGCCGACGTCCTCGGCGAGTTACCGGAGCACGACCAGGTGGAGATCCTCACCGCGCTGGGCCGGGAACGGGCCGCCGACGTTCTGGAGGAGATGGACCCGGACGACGCGGCCGACCTGCTCAGCGAGTTGCCGCTGCCGGAGCGGGACGTACTGCTCGACCTGATGCAGCCGGACGAGGCGGACCCGGTCCGGCAACTGCTCAAGTACAAGCCGGGTACGGCCGGCAGTGTGATGACCTCCGAACCGGTGATCCTGCCCCCGGACGCCACGGTCGCCGAGGCGCTGGCCCGGATTCGAGAGCCGCAGCTCTCCCCGGCGGTCGCGGCCCAGGTCTTCGTGGTCCGCGCCCCGATGGCCACCCCCACCGGCCGCTACCTCGGCATCGTGCACTTCCAGCGGCTGCTGCGGGAGCCCCCGGCCGAACTGCTCGGTGCCATGGTGGTCAACGATCTCGACCCGCTCCAGCCGGGCACCCCGCTGCCGGAGATCACCCGCCGGATGGCGATGTACGACCTGGTGGCGATGCCGGTCGTGGACACCAACAACCGGCTGGTCGGCGCGGTCACCGTCGACGACGTACTCGATCAGTCGCTGCCTCGGGACTGGCGGGACCGGACCGGTGACGACGACCAGTCGGGCGGGGGGACGACCCCGGGCCAGGCCCCCGGGGCCGGACCGACGGGCGGCCCCGATGGCTGA
- a CDS encoding PhzF family phenazine biosynthesis protein: MSTLAYEIVDVFTDRPFAGNPLAVVFGAEELATGQLQALAREFNLSETVFVLPPTVAAATYRARIFTPERELPFAGHPSVGAAVTAARRGWLFGGWTLPGTVVQECGAGLLPIEVVGQAATLTGGTATLGPELDPELLLAVVGLTVDDLVGPPPRLAGCGLEFPYLLVRPDAVARVRPDSAVAHRSGVGQMSVFAWLPDERVAHARVFGFELGVPEDPATGSAALGLGVWLVASGLLPGEGRSAYGVRQGVEMGRPSWLECTVTAAAGVAVGATVAGAVQPIAHGEIAVPPFIG, translated from the coding sequence ATGTCGACGTTGGCTTACGAGATCGTGGACGTCTTCACCGACCGACCGTTCGCGGGTAACCCCCTCGCGGTGGTCTTCGGTGCCGAGGAGTTGGCGACCGGGCAGTTGCAGGCGCTGGCCCGGGAGTTCAACCTGTCGGAGACCGTGTTCGTCCTGCCTCCGACGGTCGCCGCTGCGACCTACCGGGCCCGGATCTTCACCCCGGAGCGAGAACTGCCGTTCGCCGGGCATCCCAGCGTCGGTGCGGCGGTGACCGCCGCGCGGCGGGGCTGGCTCTTCGGCGGGTGGACGCTGCCCGGCACGGTCGTCCAGGAGTGCGGTGCCGGCCTCCTGCCCATCGAGGTCGTCGGTCAGGCGGCGACCCTGACCGGGGGTACGGCGACCCTCGGTCCGGAGCTGGACCCGGAACTCCTGCTTGCCGTCGTCGGGCTGACCGTCGACGACCTGGTCGGCCCGCCGCCCCGGCTGGCCGGATGCGGGCTGGAGTTTCCCTATCTGCTGGTCCGCCCGGATGCGGTCGCCCGGGTACGGCCCGACAGTGCGGTAGCGCATCGGTCGGGTGTGGGGCAGATGAGCGTCTTCGCCTGGCTGCCCGACGAGCGGGTGGCGCACGCCCGGGTGTTCGGCTTCGAACTGGGGGTGCCGGAGGACCCGGCCACTGGTTCCGCCGCACTCGGCCTCGGGGTCTGGCTGGTGGCGAGCGGGCTGCTGCCCGGGGAGGGCCGATCGGCGTACGGCGTACGGCAGGGCGTGGAGATGGGGCGCCCGTCCTGGCTGGAGTGCACGGTGACCGCCGCCGCCGGGGTGGCGGTCGGGGCCACGGTGGCCGGTGCGGTGCAGCCGATAGCGCACGGCGAGATCGCCGTTCCTCCGTTCATCGGCTGA
- a CDS encoding erythromycin esterase family protein, whose amino-acid sequence MTALIRDAARPYTGEALTALLSPATRLLGLGEPTHGVEAFPELRNELFRHLVEHEGYRSITLESDCLSALIADAYVNDGIGTLDDATSRGFSHGFSAMPANRELLRWMRAYNEQRPPHERLRFYGFDGPLETAGAASPRPALTALHDHLAAHLDLAWSRETLDELVGPDERWTNPAAMMDPARSVGRTPEAKKLRLIADDLRTLLAAHAPHLTAATSPDDWWHADLHARTAAGLLRYHAGMADTTPTRFGTLVCLRDAMMADNLDAIVRREARRGPTLAFAHNAHLQRHRSQMQFADQPLQWWSAGAIIATRLGDQYAFAATTFGSRGSDVPRPDTLEGLLSTLPHARSVVDPGRLAAGIDRKLTPRVPADHTYFALDPATTDQIDAIVFVKDI is encoded by the coding sequence ATGACCGCCCTGATCCGGGACGCTGCCCGTCCCTACACCGGTGAGGCCCTCACCGCGCTCCTGTCCCCCGCCACCCGCCTGCTCGGCCTCGGCGAGCCCACCCACGGCGTCGAAGCCTTTCCCGAGCTGCGCAACGAACTCTTTCGCCACCTCGTCGAACACGAGGGCTACCGCTCGATAACCCTGGAGAGCGACTGCCTGTCAGCCCTGATCGCCGACGCGTACGTCAACGACGGCATCGGGACCCTCGACGATGCGACGAGTCGGGGCTTCAGCCACGGCTTCAGCGCCATGCCCGCCAACCGCGAACTCCTGCGCTGGATGCGCGCCTACAACGAGCAGCGCCCCCCGCACGAGCGGCTCCGCTTCTACGGCTTCGACGGCCCCCTGGAGACTGCCGGCGCCGCCAGCCCCCGCCCGGCCCTGACCGCACTGCACGACCACCTCGCCGCCCACCTCGATCTGGCCTGGAGTCGCGAGACGCTCGACGAGCTAGTCGGCCCTGACGAACGCTGGACCAATCCGGCCGCCATGATGGATCCCGCCCGGTCCGTCGGCCGCACCCCCGAGGCCAAGAAGCTGCGCCTGATCGCCGACGACCTGCGCACGCTGCTCGCCGCGCACGCCCCCCACCTGACGGCCGCCACCTCCCCCGACGACTGGTGGCATGCCGACCTGCACGCCCGCACCGCCGCCGGGCTGCTGCGCTACCACGCCGGCATGGCCGACACCACGCCCACCCGCTTCGGCACGCTCGTGTGCCTGCGCGATGCGATGATGGCCGACAACCTCGACGCCATCGTCCGCCGCGAGGCCCGTCGCGGCCCCACCCTCGCCTTCGCCCACAACGCCCACCTGCAGCGTCACCGGAGTCAGATGCAGTTTGCCGACCAGCCGCTGCAGTGGTGGAGCGCGGGCGCCATCATCGCCACCCGTCTCGGTGACCAGTACGCCTTCGCCGCCACCACCTTCGGCAGCCGCGGCTCCGACGTCCCCCGTCCCGACACCCTCGAAGGGCTCCTGTCGACCCTCCCCCACGCCCGCAGCGTCGTTGATCCCGGCCGCCTCGCCGCCGGCATCGATCGCAAGCTGACGCCCCGTGTCCCGGCCGACCACACCTACTTTGCCCTCGATCCGGCCACCACCGACCAGATCGACGCCATCGTCTTCGTCAAGGACATCTGA
- a CDS encoding TioE family transcriptional regulator, with translation MRLRPIDLAREHGLSTQAVRNYEEAGILPPAGRSPHAYRVYAPRHAVALRAFLALIPAHGHAAAGAIMRAVNGGTVEEALRLIDESHAQLADDRRTLEAVERALRDLVPPRELEPGVTFIGPLAHRLGIRPATLRKWQRAGLIVPRRDPRTGYRVYTSADVRDVLLAHQLRRGGYGLTQIARVLDQVRTAGGPEPLRATLREWHDRLTARGRAMLAGAAALDAYLGSPPTPRQAETATGSKPLTTRRG, from the coding sequence ATGCGGTTGCGGCCCATCGATCTGGCGCGCGAGCACGGCCTGTCCACGCAGGCGGTGCGCAACTACGAGGAGGCAGGGATCCTGCCGCCGGCCGGACGCTCGCCGCACGCCTACCGCGTCTACGCTCCGCGCCATGCGGTGGCATTGCGGGCGTTCCTGGCGTTGATCCCCGCGCACGGCCACGCGGCCGCCGGGGCGATCATGCGGGCGGTGAACGGCGGAACGGTCGAGGAGGCGCTGCGGCTGATCGACGAGAGCCACGCACAGCTGGCCGACGACCGGCGCACGCTGGAGGCCGTGGAACGAGCGCTGCGCGACCTGGTGCCACCGCGTGAGCTGGAGCCGGGCGTGACGTTCATTGGGCCGTTGGCACACCGGCTCGGTATCCGGCCGGCGACGTTGCGCAAATGGCAACGGGCCGGGCTGATCGTGCCCCGACGCGATCCACGCACCGGTTACCGCGTCTACACCTCCGCCGACGTGCGCGACGTGTTGCTGGCCCACCAGTTGCGACGGGGCGGGTACGGGCTGACGCAGATCGCCCGGGTGTTGGACCAGGTACGGACAGCGGGCGGACCGGAGCCCCTGCGGGCGACGCTGCGGGAATGGCACGACCGACTCACGGCGCGGGGCCGGGCGATGTTGGCGGGCGCCGCCGCGCTCGACGCCTATCTGGGCAGCCCTCCAACGCCCCGCCAGGCGGAGACGGCGACGGGCAGCAAGCCCCTGACAACCAGACGGGGCTAG
- a CDS encoding HAD family hydrolase gives MPRYRAVLFDFFGTLTCPVQRGWRHTAVADALGCSRDTLVDILDQSFYQRATGAIGDTEATLRWVADRAGVRPSAGALRAAVAARFAAIHADTRLRSDAVPVLRALRQRGLRIGLVSDCTHELPVFLPRLPVAPLLDAQVLSVRLGACKPDPALYLAACARLAVPPWECLYVGDGGSQELTGAARAGLAAVRLAAPDLGGHLVFNSDTGWDGPMLTSLSEVIELVDHPRIPTAGPLLRRIVGGPWPTFLDRGLLAPEHRYARV, from the coding sequence GTGCCCAGATATCGGGCTGTGTTGTTCGACTTCTTCGGCACCCTCACCTGCCCTGTGCAACGGGGCTGGCGGCACACCGCCGTCGCCGACGCCCTCGGCTGTTCCCGGGACACCCTGGTCGACATACTCGACCAGTCGTTCTACCAGCGGGCCACCGGGGCGATCGGCGACACCGAAGCCACCCTGCGCTGGGTCGCCGATCGGGCCGGGGTCCGCCCGTCGGCGGGGGCGTTGCGCGCGGCGGTCGCCGCGCGGTTCGCGGCTATCCACGCGGACACCCGGCTACGGAGTGACGCGGTGCCCGTGCTGCGCGCGCTCCGCCAGCGGGGCCTACGGATCGGGCTGGTCAGCGACTGTACGCACGAACTGCCGGTCTTCCTCCCCCGACTTCCGGTGGCACCGCTGCTCGACGCCCAGGTCCTCTCGGTACGACTCGGTGCCTGCAAACCCGATCCCGCTCTCTACCTGGCGGCCTGCGCCCGGTTGGCCGTACCCCCGTGGGAGTGCCTGTACGTCGGCGACGGCGGCAGCCAGGAACTGACCGGAGCAGCCCGAGCCGGGCTGGCGGCGGTCCGGCTGGCCGCCCCCGACCTCGGCGGGCATCTCGTCTTCAACTCCGACACCGGCTGGGACGGTCCGATGCTGACCTCGCTCAGCGAGGTGATCGAACTGGTCGACCACCCCCGGATCCCGACGGCCGGACCCCTCCTCCGACGGATCGTCGGGGGACCGTGGCCCACCTTCCTGGATCGTGGACTGCTCGCCCCGGAACACCGGTACGCCCGGGTCTAG
- a CDS encoding response regulator transcription factor, with the protein MRILLVEDDTRVAAAMVSALTRRGYDIEHAATAAAALAAAPCDLALLDLTLPDGDGMEVCRRLRERSAQLGIIVVTARGEERERVLGLRMGADDYVVKPFSIVELQARIEAVLRRAAIAAPQHTVIDLGRVRIDVPARTVTVDGEPVTLTRKEFDILVSLARQPGLVVPRDRILLDVWQTTWAARHTVEVHVGSLRAKLGDPRLVETVRGVGYRLRGE; encoded by the coding sequence GTGCGCATCCTGCTGGTCGAGGATGACACCCGGGTGGCCGCCGCGATGGTCTCCGCGTTGACCCGTCGTGGTTACGACATCGAACACGCGGCGACCGCCGCTGCCGCCCTGGCTGCCGCCCCCTGCGATCTGGCGCTGTTGGATCTGACCCTGCCCGACGGGGACGGCATGGAGGTGTGCCGGAGACTGCGGGAACGCAGCGCCCAACTCGGCATCATCGTGGTGACCGCTCGGGGAGAGGAACGTGAGCGCGTGCTCGGCCTGCGGATGGGCGCCGACGACTACGTGGTGAAGCCGTTCTCGATCGTCGAGTTACAGGCTCGGATCGAGGCGGTGCTACGGCGCGCGGCGATCGCCGCGCCCCAGCACACCGTCATCGACCTCGGCCGGGTCCGCATCGACGTGCCGGCCCGCACGGTCACCGTCGACGGGGAGCCGGTGACGTTGACCCGTAAGGAGTTCGACATCCTGGTTTCCCTGGCCCGGCAGCCGGGACTGGTCGTACCCCGGGACCGGATCCTGTTGGACGTCTGGCAGACCACCTGGGCGGCCCGGCACACCGTGGAGGTGCACGTGGGCTCGCTCCGGGCCAAGCTGGGCGATCCCCGGCTGGTGGAGACGGTACGCGGGGTCGGCTACCGGCTGCGCGGCGAGTAG
- a CDS encoding sensor histidine kinase: MRRRLVTSYLLLMVLVLLALETPLAITLANRETDQVRADRLADATRFASLSGPALRSGAVGTLRAELERYDELYAIGVSVVDREHRTVLVTAHYPGTAAPVEPAARAALAGQQFTAPAAVWPWSAGPLVVAVPIADGGEVLGAVVISSPIIRVRNTVRNWWLVLVSVGVVAVLACVLTAFRLAGWVLRPVTVLDAVTHEIAGGDRDARVQHQLGPPELRRLAASFNDMADVVSDAMERQRAFVAHASHQLRNPLTALRLRVEELGPSLTDEYGRTEHQLALEETDRLAEVLDGLLTLARAERGRDRLVVVDAGAVAVSRAVAWQPLARHRSIALEVVVPEHPMPARTVPTAVDQTLDALIDNAVKFTEPGGRVEVTVAQVDDGVAVTVRDTGRGMTADQLHQATERFWRAPDAQNVSGAGLGLTIVAVLVDVSGGRLTMRSAQPQGLAATVWFQAPEDE, encoded by the coding sequence GTGCGCCGACGCTTGGTCACCAGCTATCTACTGCTGATGGTCCTGGTGCTACTCGCGTTGGAGACCCCGTTGGCGATCACCCTGGCCAACCGGGAGACCGACCAGGTACGCGCCGACCGGCTCGCCGACGCGACCCGGTTCGCCTCCCTCTCCGGGCCGGCGCTGCGCAGCGGTGCGGTCGGGACGCTCCGTGCCGAGCTGGAGCGCTACGACGAGTTGTACGCCATCGGCGTCTCCGTGGTCGACCGGGAACACCGGACGGTCCTGGTCACGGCGCACTACCCGGGCACAGCCGCCCCGGTCGAGCCAGCGGCCCGGGCCGCCCTCGCCGGGCAGCAGTTCACCGCGCCGGCGGCGGTCTGGCCGTGGAGCGCCGGACCGCTGGTGGTGGCCGTACCGATCGCCGACGGTGGAGAGGTGCTGGGGGCGGTGGTCATCTCCTCGCCGATCATCCGGGTACGCAACACGGTGCGAAACTGGTGGTTGGTCCTGGTCAGCGTCGGGGTGGTGGCCGTACTGGCCTGTGTGCTGACCGCGTTCCGGCTGGCCGGGTGGGTGCTGCGGCCGGTCACCGTGCTGGACGCGGTGACGCACGAGATCGCCGGCGGCGACCGCGACGCCCGGGTGCAGCACCAACTCGGGCCACCTGAGCTGCGGCGGCTGGCGGCGAGCTTCAACGACATGGCGGATGTGGTCTCCGACGCGATGGAACGGCAACGGGCCTTCGTCGCGCACGCCAGTCACCAACTGCGCAACCCGCTCACCGCGCTCCGGCTGCGGGTGGAGGAGCTTGGGCCGAGCCTGACCGACGAGTACGGCCGTACCGAGCACCAGTTGGCGCTGGAGGAGACCGACCGGCTGGCCGAGGTGTTGGACGGGCTGCTCACGTTGGCAAGGGCGGAACGGGGCCGGGACCGGCTGGTGGTGGTGGACGCCGGTGCCGTGGCGGTGTCCCGGGCCGTCGCGTGGCAGCCGCTGGCCCGCCACCGGTCCATCGCACTGGAGGTCGTCGTGCCGGAGCACCCGATGCCGGCCCGTACCGTGCCGACAGCGGTGGACCAGACACTGGACGCGCTGATCGACAACGCGGTGAAGTTCACCGAGCCGGGTGGTCGGGTCGAGGTGACCGTGGCGCAGGTCGACGATGGCGTGGCGGTGACCGTACGCGACACCGGGCGGGGGATGACCGCCGACCAGCTCCACCAGGCGACCGAGCGGTTCTGGCGGGCTCCCGACGCCCAGAACGTCAGCGGCGCGGGGCTCGGCCTGACCATCGTCGCGGTGCTGGTCGACGTCTCCGGCGGGCGGCTCACCATGCGTTCGGCGCAGCCGCAGGGGCTGGCCGCCACCGTTTGGTTCCAGGCCCCCGAGGACGAATGA
- a CDS encoding TAXI family TRAP transporter solute-binding subunit: MRTSPWLRTAAALLATTALLTATALLTTGCRPTEAAPIEIRIATGSPTAVYYAFGQSLATILNRELPNVRASVLVTAASAQNVTMVTNGTAELGFTQADVLPITPTGGYQVSSMARVYDDLLHLVTRADDPIHQLTDIRDRRVSVGASGSGTEVTANRLLAVAGLTGVIRTEKLGLDASVAALRAGSIDAFFFSGGLPVNAIHELAADTPVRLVDLNAYIEPLRNAYREVYVARDVPRSVYGLDPVTTIANPNFLIVGPTLPENLVYELTRLLMQRRDELAAAHPAAARLSPLSAIATEPLPMHPGAARYYRSNKP, encoded by the coding sequence ATCCGTACCTCGCCGTGGCTGCGCACCGCCGCCGCCCTGCTCGCCACGACGGCGCTGCTGACGGCGACGGCACTGCTGACCACCGGCTGCCGCCCCACCGAGGCGGCTCCGATCGAGATCCGCATCGCGACCGGCAGCCCCACCGCGGTCTACTACGCCTTCGGGCAGTCACTGGCCACGATCCTCAACCGCGAACTGCCCAACGTACGGGCCAGTGTCCTGGTGACCGCCGCCTCGGCGCAGAACGTCACGATGGTCACCAACGGAACGGCAGAGTTGGGCTTCACCCAGGCCGACGTCCTGCCCATCACGCCGACCGGCGGCTACCAGGTGTCGTCCATGGCCCGGGTCTACGACGACCTGTTGCACCTGGTAACCCGGGCCGACGATCCGATCCACCAGCTGACGGACATCCGCGATCGTCGGGTCTCCGTGGGTGCTTCCGGTTCCGGCACCGAGGTCACCGCCAACCGCCTCCTCGCGGTCGCCGGGCTGACCGGCGTGATCCGTACCGAGAAGTTGGGGCTGGACGCCTCCGTGGCCGCGCTGCGCGCCGGAAGTATCGACGCCTTCTTCTTCTCCGGTGGCCTGCCGGTGAACGCCATCCACGAACTTGCCGCCGACACCCCGGTCCGGCTCGTCGACCTCAACGCGTACATCGAACCGCTGCGCAACGCCTACCGGGAGGTGTACGTCGCCCGCGACGTCCCCCGTTCGGTGTACGGGCTGGACCCGGTGACCACCATCGCCAACCCCAACTTCCTCATCGTCGGCCCGACCCTGCCGGAGAACCTGGTGTACGAGTTGACCCGGCTGCTGATGCAGCGCCGGGACGAACTGGCCGCCGCCCACCCGGCCGCCGCCCGGTTGAGCCCGCTGTCGGCGATCGCCACCGAGCCACTGCCGATGCACCCCGGTGCGGCCCGCTACTACCGATCCAACAAACCCTGA
- the cutA gene encoding divalent-cation tolerance protein CutA: MTGYQQVSTSVDARSAAVELSRSAVQARLAACGQVVGPIISTYWWDGEVQDAEEWLVLFKTTEDRAEALIEHLRAAHPYDVPEVICTSITGGNPAYLTWIQQETHRQQPRSAP; this comes from the coding sequence ATGACCGGCTACCAGCAGGTTTCCACCTCCGTCGACGCCCGGTCGGCAGCGGTCGAGTTGAGCCGCTCCGCCGTACAGGCCCGGCTCGCCGCCTGCGGCCAGGTCGTCGGCCCGATCATCAGCACCTACTGGTGGGACGGCGAGGTGCAGGACGCCGAGGAGTGGCTGGTGCTGTTCAAGACGACCGAGGACCGGGCTGAGGCGTTGATCGAACACCTGCGCGCAGCCCACCCGTACGACGTACCGGAGGTGATCTGCACCTCGATCACCGGCGGCAATCCGGCTTACCTGACCTGGATCCAGCAGGAGACCCACCGCCAGCAGCCCAGGTCAGCGCCGTAA
- a CDS encoding HpcH/HpaI aldolase/citrate lyase family protein translates to MANLGRPRRSCLAVPGSSVKMLGKAQGLPADQVFLDLEDAVAPLAKPEARKNIVAALNEGDWAGKTRVVRVNDLTTPWTYRDVIAVVEGAGANLDCVMLPKVQTAAHVEWLDLTLTQLEKTLGLPVGGIGIEAQIENAAGLVNVDAIAAASPRVETIIFGPADFMASINMKSLVVGALIPDYPGDPYHYILMRILMAARMYDKQAIDGPFLQIRDVDGFREVAKRSAALGFDGKWVLHPGQIEAANEVYSPTQDDYDHAELILDAYTHYTSEAGGRLGAVMLGDEMIDEASRKMALVIAAKGRAAGMVRTRTFSVEE, encoded by the coding sequence ATGGCCAACCTCGGACGCCCCCGCCGGTCCTGTCTGGCCGTACCCGGGTCGAGCGTGAAGATGCTCGGCAAGGCCCAGGGACTCCCGGCCGACCAGGTCTTCCTGGACCTGGAGGACGCGGTGGCCCCGCTGGCCAAGCCGGAGGCGCGCAAGAACATCGTCGCGGCGCTCAACGAGGGGGACTGGGCCGGCAAGACCCGGGTGGTACGTGTCAACGACCTGACCACGCCCTGGACCTATCGGGACGTGATCGCGGTGGTCGAGGGGGCCGGGGCCAACCTGGACTGCGTCATGCTCCCCAAGGTGCAGACGGCCGCGCACGTCGAGTGGCTGGACCTGACCCTCACCCAGTTGGAGAAGACGCTCGGGCTGCCGGTGGGTGGGATCGGCATCGAGGCACAGATCGAGAACGCCGCCGGCCTGGTCAACGTGGATGCCATCGCCGCCGCGTCGCCCCGGGTGGAGACGATCATCTTCGGTCCCGCCGACTTCATGGCTTCGATCAACATGAAGTCACTGGTGGTCGGCGCATTGATTCCGGACTACCCGGGCGACCCCTACCACTACATCCTGATGCGGATCCTGATGGCCGCCCGGATGTACGACAAGCAGGCCATCGACGGGCCGTTCCTGCAGATCCGCGACGTGGACGGGTTCCGGGAGGTGGCGAAGCGTTCGGCGGCCCTGGGCTTCGACGGCAAGTGGGTGCTGCACCCCGGCCAGATCGAGGCGGCCAACGAGGTCTACTCACCGACCCAGGACGACTACGACCACGCGGAACTGATCCTCGACGCCTACACGCACTACACCTCCGAGGCGGGCGGTCGGCTGGGTGCGGTGATGCTCGGCGACGAGATGATCGACGAGGCGTCGCGCAAGATGGCGCTGGTCATCGCGGCCAAGGGGCGGGCCGCCGGAATGGTCCGTACCCGCACCTTCAGCGTCGAGGAATAG
- a CDS encoding DUF4190 domain-containing protein codes for METPEVPPGSSTSGSPAADGPGGSFLSPGPPPYPPPPYPQPQFVIRRPTNNMAIASLVVALASLFTCTLLGGIAVYLGNRSRAEIRNTGEEGDGLALAGIIVGWIGVGLGVITALFLVGYFVLMGTLIAGTAASG; via the coding sequence GTGGAGACTCCAGAAGTTCCCCCGGGTTCCAGCACCAGTGGGTCACCCGCTGCGGACGGGCCAGGCGGATCGTTCCTGTCCCCCGGACCGCCGCCGTACCCGCCACCGCCCTATCCCCAGCCGCAGTTCGTCATACGCCGTCCGACGAACAACATGGCGATCGCCTCGTTGGTCGTCGCGCTGGCCAGCCTCTTCACCTGCACACTGCTCGGCGGAATCGCCGTCTACCTCGGCAACCGGAGCCGAGCCGAGATCCGTAACACCGGCGAGGAGGGCGACGGCCTGGCCCTGGCCGGGATCATCGTCGGCTGGATCGGGGTCGGACTGGGCGTGATCACGGCCCTGTTCCTGGTCGGCTATTTCGTACTCATGGGCACGCTCATCGCCGGCACGGCTGCCTCCGGCTAG